The Catharus ustulatus isolate bCatUst1 chromosome 13, bCatUst1.pri.v2, whole genome shotgun sequence genome includes a window with the following:
- the TPRA1 gene encoding transmembrane protein adipocyte-associated 1, translating to MFQSMMSAMTLSVSDNITHSTALVTALDNVTTLSPMTTHVINDTNITVPHKCLLLLYEDIGKSRVRYWDLLLLVPNVLFFMFLLWKLPSARAKIRVTSSPIFTTFYILVFVVALVGIARAVVSMTVSASDAAMVADKILWEITRFFLLAIELSVVILGLAFGHLESKSSVKRVLAITTVLSLAYSVTQGTLEILYPDAHLSAEDFNIYGHGGRHFWLASSCFFFLVYSLVVILPKTPLKDRISLPSRKSFYIYAGILALLNLVQGLGSALLCVDIIEGLCCVDATTFLYFSFFAPLIYVAFLKGFFGSEPKILFSYKCQVDEPEDVDVHLPHPYAVAKKEGMDSGFYSSTQIDTTAYLDDVASMPYHVGSINSIDSDRWKSINA from the exons ATGTTCCAGTCCATGATGTCTGCAATGACATTGTCAGTGTCTGACAACATCACACATTCGACTGCCCTGGTGACAGCGCTGGATAATGTGACAACTCTGTCCCCAATGACAACGCACGTGATCAACGACACCAACATCACCGTGCCGCAcaagtgcctgctgctgctctatGAAGACATTGGCAAGTCCCG agTCCGCTACTGGGATCTTCTGCTCCTGGTTCCCAATGTGCTTTTCTTTATGTTTCTTCTCTGGAAACTGCCCTCTGCCAGGGCCAAAATCCGGGTCACTTCCAGCCCAATCTTCACTACATTCTACATACTA GTATTTGTGGTGGCTTTAGTTGGCATTGCTCGAGCTGTTGTCTCCATGACTGTGAGCGCCTCTGACGCTGCCATGGTTGCTGACAAG ATCCTGTGGGAGATCACAAGGTTCTTCCTTCTGGCGATTGAACTGAGTGTGGTGATTCTAGGCCTTGCCTTTG GTCACCTGGAGAGCAAGTCGAGCGTGAAACGTGTGCTGGCAATCACCACTGTGCTGTCTCTGGCATATTCTGTCACCCAG GGCACCCTGGAAATCCTGTACCCTGATGCCCACCTCTCAGCAGAAGACTTCAATATCTATGGCCATGGAGGGAGACACTTTTGGCTTGCCAGCTCCTGTTTCTTCTTCCTG GTCTATTCCTTGGTGGTGATTCTTCCAAAAACTCCTCTGAAAGACCGGATTTCTTTGCCCT CCAGGAAGAGTTTTTATATTTATGCTGGCATTCTGGCACTGCTGAACCTGGTGCAgggcctgggcagtgccctcCTCTGTGTGGATATCATAGAAGGACTGTG CTGTGTTGATGCTACCACGTTCCTTTACTTCAGCTTCTTTGCGCCTCTCATCTATGTGGCATTCCTGAAAGGTTTCTTTGG GTCAGAACCAAAGATCCTCTTCTCCTACAAATGTCAGGTGGATGAACCTGAGGATGTGGATGTGCACCTACCCCACCCTTATGCTGTTGCCAAGAAGGAAGGAATGGATTCTGGATTCTACTCAAGCACTCAGATTGACACCACAGCCTACCTGGATGATGTGGCCTCTATGCCATACCACGTGGGCAGCATCAACAGCATAGACAGTGACCGCTGGAAATCCATCAATGCCTGA